One window of Watersipora subatra chromosome 3, tzWatSuba1.1, whole genome shotgun sequence genomic DNA carries:
- the LOC137390639 gene encoding voltage-gated potassium channel KCNC1-like: MLARDRKEKVTLNVGGFQHKTLFSTLEKIPGTRLHLLARRQKQDESYNAADGEYFFDRNPKAFMAILQYYRTGELHMTKQICGNAMKKELLFWGIYETEIETCCWGDYSKFLSNREALASLDEKFTNQTAYGLDELSQMSTWKRRQAVIWNTLEYPSYSRAAKVITFLSIMVVMVSILSFICESHFWFRVLKNDTRTPAENPEEFYKLETKKERCLSNYTALDYPSTVAVKYLDYVEWSCLTFFGIELIVRLLFCPNKCEFIKSMLNIIDVICIISQAVSTILEQLEHNLSTNAVVIGDILQATSLLRTMRVLRVFKLMKHYGAFKILAYTIKVSTKELLLIVIFLLSGVLVFASAVHYAEPTTFTSIPIGIWWAVVTMTTVGYGDKAPSTPSGYVFGCLATVGGVLVIAFTVPIVVNNFTLYYSHANSRANAMTGVKAKSDRMRKNSVAPMFDVSMRKSTSSQPSMGIHASADKGKKLNIRPKETISNTQRRQQKELLSE, encoded by the exons ATGCTAGCTAGAGATAGAAAAGAGAAAGTAACACTAAACGTTGGAGGCTTCCAGCACAAGACACTGTTTAGTACACTAGAGAAGATTCCAGGTACGAGGCTTCACCTGTTGGCCAGGCGTCAGAAACAGGATGAGAGCTACAATGCTGCTGATGGAGAATATTTCTTTGACAGAAACCCTAAAGCATTTATGGCGATCCTTCAGTATTACAG AACTGGAGAATTGCACATGACTAAACAAATCTGTGGTAATGCTATGAAAAAG GAGCTTCTCTTCTGGGGAATATACGAAACGGAAATTGAAACGTGCTGCTGGGGGGACTACTCAAAGTTTCTAAGCAACCGAGAAGCGTTGGCTAGCCTAGATGAGAAATTTACAAACCAAACAGCGTATGGTTTGGATGAGCTTAGCCAGATGTCAACATGGAAACGCCGACAAGCGGTCATATGGAACACTTTGGAGTACCCGTCATATTCTCGAGCTGCTAAG GTTATAACATTCTTGTCCATCATGGTCGTCATGGTGTCTATCTTATCTTTTATCTGTGAGTCACACTTCTGGTTTCGTGTACTTAAAAATGATACACGAACACCAGCTGAAAACCCTGAGGAGTTCTATAAGTTGGAGACCAAAAAAGAACGGTGTCTTTCCAACTACACCGCTCTTGACTACCCGAGCACGGTGGCTGTTAAATACCTTGACTATGTCGAGTGGAGCTGCCTAACGTTCTTCGGTATAGAGCTCATCGTGAGATTGTTGTTCTGTCCAAACAAATGTGAATTCATTAAAAGCATGCTTAACATTATTGATGTCATATGCATCATATCACAAGCTGTCTCTACAATCCTAGAACAGCTGGAACACAATTTAAGCACAAACGCTGTCGTGATAGGAGATATCCTACAGGCGACGAGTCTGCTACGTACAATGCGTGTTCTTCGGGTCTTCAAGCTGATGAAACACTACGGAGCATTTAAAATCCTCGCTTACACCATCAAG GTCAGCACCAAAGAACTTCTCCTCATTGTCATATTTCTGCTCAGCGGCGTTCTAGTATTCGCTAGCGCTGTCCACTACGCTGAGCCTACGACCTTCACCTCTATCCCTATTGGGATATGGTGGGCAGTGGTTACCATGACAACAGTTGGCTATGGTGATAAGGCTCCTTCCACGCCTTCTGGCTACGTATTTGGATGCCTCGCCACAGTTGGTGGAGTACTTGTCATTGCATTTACAG TTCCAATAGTTGTCAACAATTTCACTCTCTACTACTCTCATGCCAACTCTAGAGCCAATGCGATGACCGGTGTAAAAGCAAAGAGTGACAGAATGAGAAAGAATTCTGTTGCTCCAATGTTTGATGTCTCTATGAGAAAAAGTACGAGCAGCCAACCTTCAATG GGCATTCATGCATCAGCAGACAAAGGGAAGAAGCTGAATATTCGGCCAAAAGAAACGATATCCAATACACAGCGCAGACAGCAAAAGGAACTATTGTCCGAGTAA